Genomic segment of Planctomycetota bacterium:
TTGCGATTCGCGCATCACCCGCAAGAACGCCTCGTAGTCGCCGCCGCCTTCAAAGATTGCGCGTCGATCGTTGCCACGGTTCAGTACGTGGAACACCATCCCACCAGGGGCAACACGCGCGGCTCGGGGCATGGCTTTACGTTAGCAGTCCCGCTCCCTGACGTCAATAATGGGACTTATCCCCTTTTTCGCACCCATCCATCTCCCGGACTGCAATCCGTAGACATCGGTACCCCTTTGATGTAATAGTGGATGATCACTACATAGCCAAAACCAAACTATTAGCTTTATTCGCCGCCTAGCTCCGCCGAGCTAGCGATAAAGCTAGCGCGTATCGCGGGAATCGCTATACAGCGTGTTTGGTTGTTCAATCCGACAATCTCGGCATAAGGTTCGTGAAACACCGATACAGGTGTAGTCGTAACGGTGACATGAGCACCGTTTTTGGCAAACAAAACATTCCCTCCGCGCGTTCCCGAATGGAGAACACCTCCCTTTTCAATGAAGCCGACTGCATTCTCAGCTTTGTCAAGCAATCCTCGTTCGGAAATCCAATAGCCTAAGGAATCGCGTCGCTCGTAGCGCACGAACTGAACGACTTTGTCGATTCGCGTAAGATTTTGAGGCACGGTCACTGTCGCGCCTGTATCAGTAACAACAATCGCAAGAATGTTGCGGCACTCGCCGGTGAACTTGGGTACCGTGACTAACAGTTGTTCATCGGACAAAACCTTAAACTGAGACTCAACTAACTCGCACCTCGGATTTCCGATCATAAATACTGTGCGAGTGGATCTAAGGCCTTTGCCTCGAACCGTCACCTCCTGACCAACGCGGGAAGTATGTGGCTCAATCGAGGAAATTAGAGGAGGAGCGCGGCGCAATTGAGTTGGCCATTTGTCAGGCAGCGCGCCAGATATTAGACGACCTCCATGCCTCATGGAATCTGACCAAAACAGCTTTCGGTGTCCCGCGTCGATTGCAAAGCAAGTCGATTGACCTCGTGTTATTTGTTGAGCGTAACCCGGTGATTTAAGCCGTACGCATACAACGCCTCGTGCCATTTGGCAATACACCGCGTCTTGCTCCGCGACGTAGGTAATGTCCGCCGGGTACTTGGAACTCATTTCAGTTCCGCAATCAAGAAATACACTCCTCATCCCGCCGTCATAGCCTGCTTGTGAAAGCGATCCTTCGCCGTCGCGCCGAAACACTCGCTTATGTTGAATATCAATTCCAAACGACCCTCGCGTTTTGGTCAACCCGGTTATGCTCTCGACATTATCACCATTGAGATCACCGCGAAGAATCGCATTCTCATCATGCCAATAAATTTTCTTCTCAATTGAATCCGAGTACAGCGAGACACACGCCTTTAGCCCCGTGACAATGGGCCGGGCGTTCTTTCCATTAAGATCGGCCCGAAAAATTGATTGCCCCGGAGTGGGGCTATACGAGGTTCCAACCCAATAAACTGCGTCTAATTCTGGAGCAACGCACAGCGCTCGCGGGTACAACAACTCTTTGTTGTCTGAACCAGGATAGTGATCGAGTAAGGTCTCGGCATGAGAGCCATCGTAATTGGCCCGACAAAGCTTCCCGTTGTTGCCGCCACCTGTACATGCGAACCAATACACTTTCTGCTGCTCACGATCGAGCCCTATCTCTACAACGTGCAAGTCGGACCTAAAATCGTACTCAACGAGTGTCTTAGCAATTGTTGGATCGAGGGGTGGCTGCCACTCTACTGCCTCGTAGGTTTCAGGCCATTCATCGATCGGCAGTTCCGTGCCATCATTCAGTCGGAATGTTTTCCCTGCCTTTGGCACCTGCCCAGCCGCTTGTGCTGTGGGCCTTTGAGCATGAGCTTGCTCGGCGTTCAGTAACGCCCACAAGCCAGTCGCCACAACCGCAGCGCAGAATGAAAGTCTGATCAGCCAATGCCGTGCTGTTCTGCACATGAACATGATGTCACCTGGCGATTGCCCCAAGGAAATGAAACGAGCGACAAAAAACCGAGCCGCAATGCGTCGCGATGCACGAGGAGCCCGAGTGGGCTGGGCGATAGGACCACCCTCGTTCAATCAATTCCGAGGCAGACGTAAAATAATGAAGGCCTGCCCGCATACTGCACCAGTGCCGTCCTGCAATCTGGACAGATGACGCGCGATTTGCGAAGCTCGCGCCAAGTGTTGTACGCAACATAGCGGTCGCTGGTTCGCTGTCA
This window contains:
- a CDS encoding IPT/TIG domain-containing protein; translation: MFMCRTARHWLIRLSFCAAVVATGLWALLNAEQAHAQRPTAQAAGQVPKAGKTFRLNDGTELPIDEWPETYEAVEWQPPLDPTIAKTLVEYDFRSDLHVVEIGLDREQQKVYWFACTGGGNNGKLCRANYDGSHAETLLDHYPGSDNKELLYPRALCVAPELDAVYWVGTSYSPTPGQSIFRADLNGKNARPIVTGLKACVSLYSDSIEKKIYWHDENAILRGDLNGDNVESITGLTKTRGSFGIDIQHKRVFRRDGEGSLSQAGYDGGMRSVFLDCGTEMSSKYPADITYVAEQDAVYCQMARGVVCVRLKSPGYAQQITRGQSTCFAIDAGHRKLFWSDSMRHGGRLISGALPDKWPTQLRRAPPLISSIEPHTSRVGQEVTVRGKGLRSTRTVFMIGNPRCELVESQFKVLSDEQLLVTVPKFTGECRNILAIVVTDTGATVTVPQNLTRIDKVVQFVRYERRDSLGYWISERGLLDKAENAVGFIEKGGVLHSGTRGGNVLFAKNGAHVTVTTTPVSVFHEPYAEIVGLNNQTRCIAIPAIRASFIASSAELGGE